The following are encoded together in the Mesoterricola sediminis genome:
- a CDS encoding tetratricopeptide repeat protein, translating into MPSPRFALSAVLLLCLACDRRSQKADLGLEAFKRQDYAAALAIWRPLAEQGQAQAQVALAEMYARGDGVPRNMAEAAAWYRKAAEQGVAKAQLQMAWMHTQGEAVAKDPAAAARYWRMAADQGNLLAQYNLAVMLDKGEGVPRQPAEALKYYKLAADQGDPNAQYLAGWFYARGEGGPKDPAQAVGLLTKAAGQGVAGAQALLGWMYETGDGVAADPAKAATWYQKAAEKGDPLAEGQMGVLCAAGTGVPKDPAKAATWFRLAAEHGNVAAQAALGWLLDRGEGVARDGAEALKWTRKAAEQGLADAQCHLGAMLAKGAAGKKDAAEGAAWLRKAADQGYAQAQALLGAACLAGEGVPRNPQEAYMWFLLAKAGGDAASAQAVERMEKELPGPAVAEAQRRAAEMWKKRS; encoded by the coding sequence ATGCCTTCCCCCCGCTTCGCCCTTTCGGCGGTCCTGCTGCTATGCCTTGCCTGCGACCGGAGGAGCCAGAAAGCGGACCTGGGCCTCGAGGCCTTCAAGCGCCAGGATTATGCGGCGGCCCTGGCCATCTGGCGCCCGCTGGCCGAGCAGGGCCAGGCCCAGGCCCAGGTGGCCCTGGCGGAGATGTACGCCCGGGGCGACGGGGTGCCGCGCAACATGGCGGAGGCGGCGGCCTGGTATCGGAAGGCGGCGGAGCAGGGGGTCGCCAAGGCCCAGCTCCAGATGGCCTGGATGCACACCCAGGGCGAGGCGGTGGCCAAGGACCCGGCGGCGGCCGCCCGGTACTGGCGCATGGCTGCCGATCAGGGGAACCTGCTGGCGCAATACAATCTGGCGGTGATGCTGGACAAGGGGGAGGGTGTCCCCCGCCAGCCCGCGGAGGCCCTGAAGTACTACAAGCTCGCCGCGGACCAGGGCGACCCCAACGCCCAGTACCTGGCCGGCTGGTTTTACGCGCGGGGAGAAGGCGGGCCCAAGGACCCGGCCCAGGCGGTGGGCCTGCTGACGAAGGCGGCGGGCCAGGGGGTCGCGGGCGCCCAGGCGCTCCTGGGGTGGATGTACGAGACGGGGGACGGCGTGGCCGCGGACCCGGCCAAGGCGGCCACCTGGTACCAGAAGGCCGCGGAGAAGGGGGATCCCCTGGCCGAGGGGCAGATGGGGGTGCTCTGCGCCGCGGGCACGGGCGTGCCCAAGGATCCCGCCAAGGCGGCCACCTGGTTCCGCCTCGCGGCCGAGCACGGCAATGTCGCCGCCCAGGCTGCCCTGGGTTGGCTGCTGGACCGGGGGGAGGGGGTCGCCCGGGATGGGGCGGAGGCCCTCAAATGGACCCGGAAGGCGGCGGAGCAAGGCCTGGCGGACGCCCAGTGCCACCTGGGGGCCATGCTGGCCAAGGGCGCCGCCGGCAAGAAGGACGCGGCGGAGGGAGCCGCCTGGCTGCGCAAGGCCGCGGACCAGGGCTACGCCCAGGCCCAGGCCCTCCTGGGCGCCGCCTGTCTCGCCGGGGAGGGGGTCCCCCGGAACCCGCAGGAGGCCTACATGTGGTTCCTTCTGGCCAAGGCGGGGGGCGACGCGGCCTCCGCCCAGGCGGTGGAGCGCATGGAAAAAGAACTGCCCGGTCCGGCGGTGGCGGAAGCGCAGCGGCGGGCCGCCGAGATGTGGAAAAAACGCTCATAG